In Salmo salar chromosome ssa14, Ssal_v3.1, whole genome shotgun sequence, the sequence ACAGCCTAAATGCCAATCGCCAAATGAGGTGATTTAATGCAAGTGTGGATTAAATCGGTTTAAGTACATCATGTCAAAAGGCTGCATTCTGCAATCGGGACGGGAGTAACAGCAACCTAGTTTTGGCAAAATTGTACATAAAACAGCTATCAGTTTTATAAACGCAGTGGagtacattctctctttctctgtttagctCCTCTAATCTTGAGGGacgtaaaaaaaaatctaaaactgcATCCAATCCCGTTGATCCCTTACATTAGTGGTTCCCAACAGCGGCGTGCCCCCTGGGGAGGGGGACAGGTTTTTATATAATTTAATTTTTTAAATACACACTTAAGGAGCTCAGTCCTGctttaaacttactcttgaaagttgtaatagtatgCAATTTCGAAAGTGGGCAGTGTATCATCacttcctcttgtcatgttagtcattgtATACcttagagctatttataacttgtcagaaatgtccagatcaactagcctatgtcagctaatgtttttttACTTAGATGTTGTAATATGTCACTCAAATCACATTAATACGCATTAGatgtggcaaaatgtatagaattgcaagaaaatttgctttaaaactatAAAAGGTTCTTTGCAccacatgacaaaatgtgtagaattgcaggtaataagctttaaacctgcaccaagaagaggggtgtgaacagtttgtcatgaacagttcttgtgcacaTAGGGGTGGTGTGGAATGTTCCAATGCTTGTAGGGGGGACCcagagtgaaaaagtttgggaacccctgccttACATAAGTAGACCAATCATATGCTTCAATGTGCTGCGGTTCAGTGCTGTTGCAAGACAGGCCAATGATAGAGGTTCTGCTCGTGATAAGTTGCAGGCACAGAGTCAGATTTTCAAAACGATTTGGAGCACAGTTTAAAAGTTAACACACTGACTATACAATGGACTAATTCTACAAATAACAGCAGTACTTTTCAGTGCGTGAGATATAAGGTGTGGTGTAAGGAGGATCAAATGCGTGAGTTGGCAGCACCTGTACACTTCATAGACTTTAATGAGGATCCATTACTGATGTTTAGAAGCATTTTTCCAGTGGTCAGAAACTTGTGAAAGTGCTATTAATTATGTTTTAACAGTCAAATTTGACTGCCAGTTATATATTGTCCATCGGTATGACGTAATGTCCCGCCTCATGCTTAACAAATAATTGTTAAGCATGAGGCAGGTAACATTTGATCAATACACAAGTAAGAATTGCTTTTTTTGAAATTGAGGTTTAGTGAAATCACTGAATCTTACCCTAAATGTAATGGTGAGACACTTGGTTATCATCGTTATACATGCAAATAGTTTTTTAATTGAAATGCCAGAATATGATTACTGATTTTAAAGACAAAATAATTGACTATTTCGTTACTTCTATCATTCAACCTTTGTTAACATGTATTGTAATGTCACACCAGAGGACACGTTCAAGGCACTAATGCATGAAATGGTTCCTTAAATTGGATAAACTTAAAAATAGGTGGCTATATAACATTGTATTGTTTAGACAGTTTATTACAGCTATATGTTTGGCTTTAaatctttacattttttacttttgttttgaCCGTATGGAAACTACCCAAATGTTCATGTTATCTTGCTGTGTGGCGCATGGTGCTAGATTTGGCAAGAGTAGCTGTATTGGGTGAGGGTAACATGAAAGGCATTTCCAATTCTTGTCactaaatcacattttattggttgcaTGCATATATTTAGCAGATATTGCGGGTGTaaataaatgcttgtgttcctagctccaaaaataatatctaacaatgcacacgtctaaaagtaaaagaattaGGCCGTAAATGTAAACCAATAGCCTATGAGCCATAAACGCATTAATCCATAGGCTACATTCATGGATGTCAAAGCTCGATCTTTAACCAGAGAtcacttttttttctctttttttttttatttatacacacacactgtaaaactATTTGGTGGAATGTGCTTTGTGGCTGCCCGAACAGACAAGTGAAATTGtcctgttttaatttttttgaagATGTTAATTTGCTTTGACTCTAGTGCTCCATTTGTACATGTGCATTTGCAGAgcacaacaaaaaaaataaaccaaGACAAGCATCACACAGTTCTCCTTAAATTCCCTTTCCCCTCTGTGTATCACTCACTCAATTGCGTTCCAACTGCTCCCTCTACACAGGTGTGCTAAGGGGGCACACAAACCCCTATTAGGCCTACAGAAATGAATGCCTAGAAAAACCTATCTAAATGATGGgatacacaagctacattccttgcAAAATGACAGTTTTGTCACATTCAAAATGGACTGGTTGATTGAAGTAGGAAATGTGTTCCAACAGAGAGCTGCACTTTTGGAATAATTGTGTCCTGTCTATTTTCCACTTCGGCTACTTTGCGAACTGCTAGGGCCTTAAACATACAGGTTCCACACTGAAAATATGCAAAAACattagtttgataaagacagagcGTATTTTCATCAGAATCATAAAGCCTAGGCCTCACCAAACAGATTTCGTGGCCGTAATTATTTTGTAATCCTGAAAAATTGCCAAGTTGAGCCACGTTTGAAACGATCACTCTGAATAACAGTTCCATATGCAAGATGCACTTCACTTCGCAGTGACTATTTTTTTTCATTTGGAAAaatattctgttctattttatTATATGACATgttcttttttgttttttttactagAAAATAGGTGTCTTGAATGCCCTTGAAAGGGCTTGGGAAATAAGAGCGTCATGTCGACTAAATTaacaaagcaaggctataccattGCACAGCCATAGGCTTCTACAAGCAAGTGCAGTTGCTGCCTCCTTTTTAGAGATTGTATTCCACCATATAATATAACCAGTCTATTACCGTTTCAATAAATGTACCTTAAATGGCAATTTATTGACTGAatatacactatatgaccaaatatatgtggacacctactcaaacatctcattccaaaatgagcctccactcttctgggaaggctttccgctagatgttagaacattgttgtgggacttgcttccattcagctacgtGCATtactgaggtcaggcactgatgttgggccagtcaagttcttccacactgatctcgacaaaccatttctgtatggacctcactttgtgcacgggagcattgtcatgctgaaacaggaaagggccttacacaaagttggaagcacaggatCGCCTagaatgtatgctgtagcgttaaaatcccctttcactggaactaaggggcctatcccaaaccatgagaaacagccacagaccattatttctcctccaccaaactttacagttggcactatccattggggcaggtagcgttctcctggcatacgccaaacccagattcatctgtcggactgccagatggtgaagcgtgattcatcactccagagttcaatggcggtgagctttacaccgctccaggcattggcattgcgcatggtgatattaggcatctgtgcagctgcttggccatggaaactcatttcatgaagctcctgacaaaccgttattgtgctgacgttgcttccggaggcagtttggaactcgatagtgagtgttgcaaccgttctgagcttgtgtgacctaccactttgcggctgagctgttgtttctcctagatgtttccacttcacaataacagcacttacagatgaccaagggcagctctagcatggcagacatttgactaactgacttgttgggaagatggcatcctatgacggtgccacgttgaaagtcactgagctcttcagtaaagccattctactgccaatgtttgtctatggagattgcatggctgcttgatttttatacacctgtcagcaacgggtgtggctgaaatgtaCGAATCCACTCATatgaaggggtatccacatacttgTGTATATAAAATGTATCTCATGCAAACTCTTGTATATTAAGTTTACATTTCACTCCTTGACAAGTCACTAGACTCAAAGCCATGAGGATAGAACACATTTCAAACTTTGCTTGTTAGGGGTAGTTAGTTGCAGAAACAATGGAATGGTTTAGTCGACAGTGCATTTAGAACGTTTGACCCCTtccctttctccacattttgttacattacagccttattctaaataaaaaaatctacacactaccccataataacaaagcgaaaacaggtttgaatacatatttacatatgtattcagaccctttgctatgagacttgagctcaggtgcatcctgttttcattgatcattctTCCGATGTTTCtgccaattgattggacattatttggaaaagcacacacctgttttacgtaaggtcccacggttgacagtgcCTGCATactttttttgtatatttttttttactcagtactttgttgaatgtttatcaaggatctctctgtactttgctccgttcatatttgcctcgatcctgactagtctcccagtccctgccgctaatgaacatccccacagcacgattcttccaccaccatgcttcaccatagggatggtgccaggtttccaccagacgtgacgcttggcatttaggccaaagagttcaatcttggtttcatcagaccagagaatcttgtttttcatggtctgagagtgctttaggtgccttttggcaaactccatgtgggctgtcatgtgccgtttactgaggagtggcttccatctggccactctaccataaaggcctgattggtggagtgctgcagagatggttgtccttctgggagggtctcccatctccacagaggaactctacagCTCTGCCAGAATgactattgggttcttggtcacttccctgaccaaggcccatctcccctgattgctcagtttggctgggcaggcCTATtctaggatgagtcttggtggttccaaacttcttccatttaagaatgatggaggccaactgtgttcttgggaaccttcaatgctgcagacattttttggtacctttccccagatctgtgcctcgacacagacctgtctcagagctctacagacaattccttcgacctcatggcttggtttttacctgacatgcactgtcaactgttggaccttatatagacaggtgtgtgcctttccaaatcatgtccaatgaattgaatttaccccaggtggactccaagttgtagaaacagcttaaggatgatcaatggaaacaggatgcacctgagctcaatttcaagtctcatagcaaagggtatgaatacttgtgtaaattaggggtggcaggtggcctagtggttaaagcgttgggccagtaaccaaaaggttgctggaatgaatcaccgagctgacaaggtaaaaatctgtcgttctgccccctgagctagttataacccactgttccctgggagccaaagacatggatgttgattacggcagccccccacacctctgattcagaggggttgggttaattgcggaagacacattgcagttgtacaactgacagttgtgtgtagattgtttagGGATTGTTTTTATTTAGTCCTTTTTagaataacgtaacaaaatgtggaaaaggtcaaggggctctcaatactttccgaaggcacgatATATTTATTAGGGCAATTAGGATTTGTTATATGTAATGGATATGATAAATTAGTCATCGTCACTCTTGGCATAGACATATGTGTacataggcctatttattttacattttgagAACTAGGAAAAAGAATCATGCAAGTACTCAGTCAAATCCCATCCCTAGTTTGGATGTGTATAATATTACCTGGCCTAACATGAGGCCTCTCTCTTTCAGGAAGCTGAGGAACAATGTATCAGGTCCCGGTTGGAAACTTGGAGAACATCCGAAAAACAAGGAGAAGAGTGAAACATATTTTGAGTGATTTTGGACTGGAGGATTGCAAAAACCTTCTGGAAGTATGTTATTGTTGTGCAATTTTTATGTTTAAAACTATCTGTTTTATCGGTATCAGAGTATTGTAGCAACTATTGTTTGGGGGCTAGATGAGGCATAATTATTGCCATATTACCCATTGTTTATAGGCATGGATTGTACTTTTCCCATAACtctgtaccaaatggcaccctattcccgatggTCAAAGAttgtgcactgtaaagggaataaggtgccatttggtacaAATGATAATGAATGTTCAGAGATCATTGATCAGTGTTTTCTTCCCATGATACTTAGCTGTTTGTCCTTAACTGTATGTTGTTGTCTGTCACCAACTTCCAGGAGCtgcagaagaaggagaagaactCTGATGAAGATTCTGATTCTGATGAGGCATTCCAGGAGACTGAGTGGGTGGacctcagtgagcccttcccagGCAAGAGGAAGAAAAAGGTAAAATGGCTCCTGGAAAGATGAGGACGTCTGATAGGGATGCATCAGTTAATTCAGTTCACACTTAATCAGCATCTGAAATGGCTATGTAGGGACACACTCCGTACAAAAAAATATAACATGCATTCCTTAGTGAAATGACGGATCAATATAAAATTATTTTGCTAATCATGCGTCTCCTTCCCCCAGTGGCCGTACCGCACGCGGCTGTTGTGCTGCTCCCTCTGCAAGTACTCCACCCGGAACTGGTACTCCTACAAGAGTCATCTACAGCGGAGCCATGAGTATGAGAGGAAACTGTGTGTCCTGGCTCCCTGCCAGATCTGCTCCTTTGTCGCCCACCCCCGACTCCTCAAGaagcacctcctcctcttccatggCTCTCCAAAcgtggaccaagatgcagcgtctCTGCATTCAACTACCAAGAAAGGGGACCGGTTTAAGTGTCGTAAGTGCCGATATGTGGACTCAAACCTGTTCTCAATGAAGAAGCACGTCCTGCTGAACCACCTGGAGAAGCTGTGGCACCACTTCTCAGGACGGATACCAGACACTAAGttcccccatacagcctccaggCAGTTCTGTAAGGTCTGTAAGATGGCTATTGAAAGCACGGAGCACATGCTGCACCACATCCTGGCCTCTCCCACTCACCAGTGGGCCTGCGCTCAGATCAGGACCTGGATCTTGGAGAACACTCAGTACGCCAAGCCCACAAATTACCAAACACTGGCCCCTAAAAAACAGCTGCCACAGGTGTCCAGTCCTGAGCAGCTAGCAGGGCCCAACCAGAGCTTCCTCCCCCCCCAGGCCCTGGTTCAGCTGGCCGGTGCTGAGGCAAAGGGCCTCGTCCAGCCTGGTGCTACTGTCAAGCTGCAGAGTGCTCTGCCACAGGGGGCCATCTCAGCCACCATGCCCATCGGCCAGACCATGGTCAGACTGCCCTCTGGCGCCTCACTACCTGGTGCTCCTCGCAACCAGGTGCCTTTCGCCATAGGGGTCCAAGGTCAGCAGCAGCCCCAGCAGGTCTTCCTGCCCCCGAGGGTGCAGATCAGCATTCCAGGTATGTCCCAGGCCCTCATGGTGACTCAGCGCCTCCCCTTGAACCAGGGGACCCCCCAGGGTACAATGCTCCAGAGCAACCCTCAGGGCACCATGCTGACGTCCCAGTCCCTCCTCAGCCACCTCTTCCCCACGGGCAACAAGGTCAACGGCATGCCCACCTACACCTTCGCCACGCCGGTGGGCATGCCCAGCCAGGCGAGTAACATCCAGCTGATCAGCAAGGCTCCTCAACCAATCAAACCAGCAGGTAATCCTGCTCTCAACTCCAAAGCCAAGAAGTGGATCACCTGTCCCATCTGTAATGAACTGCTCCCTTCCAATGTCTATGAGGCTCACCAACAAGCTGCCCACAAGGCCCAGCCCAGAACAGCTAAGCAGCAGGGCCTGGCTGCCCGCGCTCCCTTCCTCAGGAAGATGCCTGACAAGACAGTCAAGTGTTTGAAGTGTAAGATCCTGCTGTCTGAGAAGGGCCTCTTTGAACACCTACTGCACGGGCTCAACTGCCTTTACTGTCCTGGGATGTTCTACTCCATCCAACAACTGgttgaacacacaaacacacaacacaaccccaCACAGAAGGCCAACTGTGACTTCATGAGGCGGGAGTATAGACTGTACACAGACGACAGCGGTAACCTTCTGTTCCCCTACTTTGACATCAACACCATGGCCCCCAAAGAGATCCTGGGAGACGCAGAGCTGAAACTGGCTCTGGTCACCAACTCCCTAGACCTGATCTTCCTCAAGATGCAGCCTGGTGGTAAACAGGAAGTGTGTCGGAACCCCAGTAAAACGACGCGGACCGACTGCCCCTTCTGTGAAGAGAAGTGTGTCACAGTGGAGAACTACCAGGCCCATCTGAGTGGGAAGCACTGCATCGCACCCACCGTCCATGCCATCCTCAAGACCGCAGCATTTAAATGCATCTACTGCAACGGCGTCTACACAGGCAAGACCACGCAGAGAGCTATAGTAATCCATCTACAGCGCTGCCGCCGTGCCCCCAAGACCCCTAAAGACGCAGACAGACTCCAGCCTGCGCCCACCAACGGACGCCAACAGCAGGTCATGGCCTTTAAGCAGATGGTCCAGGTGCCAGGTCTGTACTCTGCCCAGCTCCCTCCAGTCCCCATGGCAGCGCAGGCCTCCATCCCTGTCCCCCTGCCCTCTGAGTCCCCTGCTGAGCTA encodes:
- the LOC106570229 gene encoding activity-dependent neuroprotector homeobox protein 2, which codes for MYQVPVGNLENIRKTRRRVKHILSDFGLEDCKNLLEELQKKEKNSDEDSDSDEAFQETEWVDLSEPFPGKRKKKWPYRTRLLCCSLCKYSTRNWYSYKSHLQRSHEYERKLCVLAPCQICSFVAHPRLLKKHLLLFHGSPNVDQDAASLHSTTKKGDRFKCRKCRYVDSNLFSMKKHVLLNHLEKLWHHFSGRIPDTKFPHTASRQFCKVCKMAIESTEHMLHHILASPTHQWACAQIRTWILENTQYAKPTNYQTLAPKKQLPQVSSPEQLAGPNQSFLPPQALVQLAGAEAKGLVQPGATVKLQSALPQGAISATMPIGQTMVRLPSGASLPGAPRNQVPFAIGVQGQQQPQQVFLPPRVQISIPGMSQALMVTQRLPLNQGTPQGTMLQSNPQGTMLTSQSLLSHLFPTGNKVNGMPTYTFATPVGMPSQASNIQLISKAPQPIKPAGNPALNSKAKKWITCPICNELLPSNVYEAHQQAAHKAQPRTAKQQGLAARAPFLRKMPDKTVKCLKCKILLSEKGLFEHLLHGLNCLYCPGMFYSIQQLVEHTNTQHNPTQKANCDFMRREYRLYTDDSGNLLFPYFDINTMAPKEILGDAELKLALVTNSLDLIFLKMQPGGKQEVCRNPSKTTRTDCPFCEEKCVTVENYQAHLSGKHCIAPTVHAILKTAAFKCIYCNGVYTGKTTQRAIVIHLQRCRRAPKTPKDADRLQPAPTNGRQQQVMAFKQMVQVPGLYSAQLPPVPMAAQASIPVPLPSESPAELQSKLRLEAAFREAMEANKKERDARAAFRKQREKEKREQAPKMDPYIQLALDPSGMEKRPSEERKDFLTRYFHTKPYPTKKESEELSKRLWLTRTEVSTLFGMKRTKCMKAIQKNSPTIFMGFNMTQLKKLKHDLLIPEVEPAEPEKMADQEVEPDKPEQTDSPEGEKPEISVPKEDPLEPHQMDVPEMDPLEPQPMAV